Within the Mycetohabitans rhizoxinica HKI 454 genome, the region ATAGCCGCGCTGACGCGGTTACATCATCACACCGGCGTCAACCGGTATCGCGACTGCGCCCAACGGTTGCTTACGCATGACCGAAGCACACTGGGCATCGGCAACGACGGATGGGAGAGCAGATTCTCGCTTGCCCTGGGGGGTAACGACGCCTTGCATCACAGCTGGTGCCATGGACTAGCCGGCGTGGCTCTCGGACGACTCAGCATGTTCGAAACCGAGTTGTGGGAGGCAACGGCGGAGCGCGAGCTCGACGCAATCCTCGCTTCGCTGTGCGCTGCAGCGTCGCCAGCTGATCACGTATGTTGCGGCCAGTTCGGCGCCATCGCCGTGCTACGGATTGCCCAAGATATGTTGAGAAAAAGGGCATGTGAATCTCACGCTGAGCAGCTAGAAGCCGCGGCGGTGATGGGCATGATCCGAGATCGAAACCATTTGGCTGTGCGTTCACACGGGCCAGGAAAGCATCATCTGGGACTCATGAACGGCCTCAGTGGCATTGGGCTAGTGTTAACCGACAACCGCGTTAGCCGGGCGATGTTAAAGACGCTGCTTGGAGGCGGTCTTTTAGGTTAGGAATTGTGCGTTAGAAATACTCACGTCATGCAAACAGATAGGTCAGCAACTGAACCAAGCGCAGTCGTCGCGCAGCCGACTGTAGTAGGTATTGACGTTTTGTACGTGCGGAGCCAGACGGGGGAATAGGTGTTCGTGCAATTGCTGGGCTGTCACTGGACCTTTGCTGGGCACGAAGTCCAGCGTTTGTCTAGCACGGTCGCGTGCGACGAGGATGTACACCTGTTCGTTCAAAATCCGGCCGGATGCGGTCCTTTGTGAATAGATTGTGGTAACGAAGCCGGCACCGAAGACGACCTGGCCGCGATTGGTAAGGACCCGGCCATTACTGTCAATCAACCAGCCCCAGTGTTCCAACGTCTTCTCCGAAATCGCCGCAGCGAAAGACTTCTTCTCTTGAGGGGTTAAAGCAGCGTCTGGTTGCGCAGGGGCAGTGGCGAGCGCCTCCGGGCCGCTGAGGACCAGGACTGAATTTTTCGAGGCAAGATGTCGTGCCGCAAGCAACTGCGCTCTGGTGGACTCTAGATCGGCTATTAGCAGGTTGATGCGAGCGCGGAGGACCGGATCCGAGACGCCCTCAAGGAGTTCGTCAACCGCAGAGGATTTCGGGGGCCGCACCTTTTTTCTTCCGTCCGCCAGCATGATCGGCGTATGCGGCAATCAATGCGCGGTACCGTTCGCCGGTCTTGTTTCGGATGGCCGGCGCGCTCGGGCCGCCCCGGGCGTTTGCCAATTTTCCGATGGTGGCTACCGAATAGTCCGCGCTGCGGCGCTCTTCCTGTTCCTGGCAGACTTAAAAGATGATTCGCAGGGATGCGGCCGTTCTCGGATGCGCGTCCTTGCATAGTTCACCGAGCAATTGAGTGGGGTCAGTCTTTTTCATACATTAGGCCTTTCTCCGCATATCGAGCAGTCGAACCGAGCTGGAGAATGCCCTCTGCAGCAGTCGGTCCACATCTTTGGTTATGCCTAGATCATCGAGGAGAAGTTTCCCTTCGACGAGAGCCTGGGTGTCGTTACGACCGAGTCTAGCCATCAGCAATTCGACGAATTGGTTCCCGACGGAGAGAGCCTCCGATTCTGTCAGAGAGGCGAAGATCGTTGGTTTTCCGCTCCGCGAGAGCATTGCGTCAAGCACCCGCCCTCGCCGGAGGTTGGCGAGCACAACACTCTCATTCGGATAGACCGTCGCGCGCTGGCACACAGCGTCGTAAAACTCTATTCGCTGCACTCTGAAAGAGCAGCCTGCAGATCTTCGACTCCGCCAGCAAGTACGAGCTTCACTTGCTGCTTACCCTCGGTTGGCGCAGTCAGCGTTGCCCTACACCTTTCGACAAGCCAATAGATAGCATGCCAGATATGGGCAATCCCGTCGCCTTCATCCAGTACCCGGTCGCGACGCTCGTATGCGCGCGTAAGGCTGCCTGTATTATCGCTTGGCACCTCCGCATTGAACCGAGCCACGAGGCCGCCCAAGAATGCTGGTCCAGTGATGAAGAATCGACACCGCACGCAGTTTTTTGCCCCGCCCAGTCCCGGGGAATAGTATGGTTTCGAAGCTGCGGAATGCTGCACCGGCCCGCCTTGATGGCACTTGCTACCACTGACGGGGCAAATTCCGAGATCTCCGATAATCCACGATTCGGGAGCGCTCGCGTCCAGCGCCGAAACCCCGCATACTCGACCATCGCCATCAGCGCGGAGGGGGCCACGCCGTCGCTCCCGATCAAGTAGAGCACATGGATTCGCTTGTCCGGGAGTCCCGCACGCAGGACTGTGGTGTAAGCAACGGTGTGGTAACGCGCAGTTTCGCGGCGAAAGCTTATGGTTCCGACAAGCTCGTCGTTTTCCTCTACTCAACGCAAGCCAACATGTTCAAAGTCGCCTCAGCCGACGCAGACGTCTCAACTTTTAAATCGAGCGACACAAGTCTGGCAAACCGGATTTCAGCCATGATCATTTTCCCTTAAAAGGCTTCTTATTTTCGGGTGGCAGGCTCCGCTACGCCTGCAAAACCAATTCTTTACCTTGCCAGGTAAAAATATTATATATGTTTAATATGCACTAGCATCACCCAAAAATGCAAGGCCAAAAAAATGGAGTATTGAAGCCCCGCTTCTTCTAATTTGCTGGCTTTTATTACGCTGCGTTCACTATCAAATAGCTTGGCATGCCCAAGGAGCAACTGAACGGTCTCGATCGAATGGTCCTGCGCCACCAGTAGTCTGCTCACCCGTGACAGGTCCGTTGCCCGGCGTATCGACGAGGGCCGCGCGTCGGCACGGTCAAGCTGCCTCATGCCGGAACGGGATTATCACCGGACACGACTTCACGGCCACGATCGATTCGACGCGGGAACCAGTGGAAATGGTGCTAACCACTCCGCGCGGGTACACCGAGTCGATTGCAGCCAGTACATCGCGCACGGCTGGCGGGCTCCCTTCGTCCCCGACTGATGTGGCGCGACCCGGTATGTCGATGCCGAAATGCGAACGCGAAGTCGCGGTGAAGATCATCACGGTCGGCTTGTCAAGTGCATAGGCAAGATGCACGAATCCGGTATCCATGCCGACCACGAGTTCCGATGCTTCGATGAACTGCGCACACTCTGTCACCGTGAGCTTGGGCAATACCTGAGCCTGCGGCACACCCGCGGCGATCCGGCATGCTTCGTCGTGCTCCCGTTCCGAGCCCCATGGCAGTAGGACCTGCAGGCCTCGCGCAGCCAAGGCCCGGGCCACGTCGATCCAATGCCCAACCGGCCACTTTTTTACATCAGTTGAGGTCGCGTGGAACAACATGGCGCGCCGCCCCGAATCGCCGATCGCCGACAGCGGCAACGCTGGCGGCAGCTTCAGGCCGAAATGCGGGCGCCCCTCGACCGAATAGCCGAGTGCATCGCCGACACTGCGGCGCATGGCATACCACGCGTTCAACGAATGCCGCCGGTCAAACCGGTCGGTATACGCGAATGCTGCGCCTGCCTCGCCAAGGTTCTCGCGGCAGTAGCCATAACGCCGTCGCGACCGGGCGATGAATGCAATGATCGCGCTTTTGTAGACGCCGTGAATATCGAGCACCAGATCATAGCGCTCGCTGCGCAACATGCGGATCGACGCGATGATGGCGCGCAGGTCGTCCAGATTACGCGCTTTCTTGAAACGCCGCAGCGGCGCGCACAACACGCGGTCAACGCCCGGATTCCAGCGAACCACGTCGGCAAACGCCTCGTCCGCCGCCCAATCGATCCGGGCTTCAGGAAAGGCGCGCCGCAGGTCCCACACAACGGGCTGCGCCTGCACAATGTCGCCAAGCGACGTGACTTTGACCACGAGAATGCGTTTCATTGGTTATTGTGAACAAGGCCCTTGTTGTTGCTGGAAATAGACGCGGCAGGCTTGGCGCCGCCAGCCTCTATTGTGCCTGTGCACATTGCCATGAAACGCTGTTCTGCCCTGTCGGTGGCTATCCAGTAGTCACGTAAAGTAAAAGGTCGCCGTACAAATACGCGCTGGTAATGCGCCGTCACATGGCGTTTTGACGGCCGGCGCAAGCGCCAACCACGTTCGCATTTTACTGCGTGACTGGAAACGACGTCGGCGGACCCGTCGCGTGCTCACTATGCAGGATCGCGCTGCAGCCAGACACGCAGATCGTTACGCACCGCCATCCATTCAGACCCCGAAATCGAAAGCACTACCGTGTCGCGATAGCTGCCGTCAGCCGCGAGCGGGTGATTGCGCAAGTTGCCGTCCTGCCTCGTACCCAATTGTAGGATCGCCGACCGCGCCGCGGTGTTCACGTAACGAGTGCGGAATTCGACTGCAATCGCATCAAGCCGCTCGAACGCATGGGTGAGCAACAGCAGCTTCGCTTCCGTATTCACCGCGGTGCGCTGGTACTGCTTCACCGGGGCACGCAGATACCACGTCGCATACCACGTGCATACCATGTGCATACGACGTGCATACCACGTTGCACCGATTTCAGGCGTCGGTGCAGCCTCTTAACGCCCACCACTCCCATAGCCGGCGGTCGGTGACGGCCTCCTCCAATGCGTCGACGTAGTCGAGGCTGAGCAACTCGAGCACGATCGCCTGTCCGCTTAACGTCACGGGGTGAATCCAGGATTCCATTGCGATTCTCGTGAGCCGGTCAGGCGCCGTATGTGAATCATCTACCGCTAGAATAGCCATGCACCCGCCCAGCCATCGCGCAGGCGGCTTACCATGAAAGGATTACATGCGACGCTATAGTTTTCTAATCCGGATCATCGCGATTGGTATTTTGATGCATCTCTACGTCGGCGTGCGCTTGGTGCCGGTACTGCCAGGCGGCCCCGCCGTGTGCAACGCGGCAGTCGCGTACCTTGGACTGTCCGTCATATTGATTCTATTCGGAATGCTGGCGCAGGCAATCGAACGACAGCCGCTTTCCGACTGGCTTGCGTGGGCGGGCATGCTGGCGATGGGATTTTTCTCGTCATTGCTTGTGCTTACGTTCGCGCGCGACGTTGCATTGCTCTTCGTGCATGTGCTCGATGCCGCGCTCGCGGCGCACTGGCCGCTTGAGCAATGGCAGCGCGATTCGGCACCCGTCGTGCCCGCGCTTGCGCTGCTGGCCTCGTTCGCGGGCTTTGTCAATGCACGCCGGCGCGCAGGCGTGGTGACTGTCCAGGTCCCGATCGACGGGCTGCCGGACGCATTGGACGGCTTCACGATCGCGCAGATCAGCGACATCCATGTCGGGCCGACGATCAAACGCGGCTATGTCGAGGCGATCGTCGAGGCGGTCAATACACTGCGGCCGGACCTGATCGCGATCACCGGAGATATCGTCGATGGCCGCGTCGAGCAACTGGCGCCCCATACCCAGCCGCTGGGGCAGCTACAAGCGCGGCACGGCGTATTCCTGGTCACCGGTAATCACGAATACTACTGCAGTGCGCACGCGTGGATCGACGAATTCAAGCGGCTTGGCCTAACCGTGCTGATGAACCAGCACGTGGTAATCGGCCACGGTACGGCGTGCGTCGTGGTGGCCGGCGTCACGGACTATTCGGCGGGTCACTTCGACGCCGCGCATGCCAGCGATCCGGCCGGTGCGCTGCGCGGGGCGCCGCCGCACGCCGCCGTGAGGATCCTGCTGGCCCACCAGCCGCGTACCGCGTCGGCAGCCGTGCAAGCAGGCTATACGCTACAGTTATCCGGGCACACGCACGGCGGCCAGTTCTTCCCGTGGAATTTCTTCGTGCGGCTGCAGCAGCCGTTCACCGCCGGCCTGCACCGGCTGTCGCAGCTATGGGTTTACACGAGTCGCGGCACTGGGTATTGGGGGCCGCCGAAGCGCATTGGCGCACCATCAGAGATTACGCTGGTGCGGCTGGTCCCGGCACGCGCCGGCTCGCGCGCTCCCGCCCCGCCCGGCTCGAGCGTCGCCCGTGCGGCACGCCCGCCGTCACCACGGTCACATTGACTGGCCGAGCAGGCACGATTCCCGCAACAGTTATTTTCGCCATAGGGCGTTCGACGCGCTCGGGCAAGCGGCGCATCTAGGCCGTTGCTGGCAGGGCAACGCACCAATCGTTCCATCGCTGCGCCGGTAAGCGTGTAGCATGGAAGCATGAGGTAGCGTGGGCACACGCCGGTCGCATGTGTGACAGCGATCAAAAAACGGCAGTATTTGGGATGGAGGCTTGTAGCAGGATGGACATCCTCGAACTTGCAAAACAGTCCGGCTTTTTCGTGACGCTCGACGGGAAGATCGGGCATGAACAGTATCAAAGCGTGCACGGCTCAGTCACCGCCCTGGAGCGTTTCGCGGAAGCGGTGCGCACTGAAGCGGATCATGATCGGCACGAAAAATGCGCAGTGACGCCCCAACCGGGGACACGCCAAACCGGATGACGCGGCGCACGACGGCTCGGCCGCGGATCGCAGCGGAGCGTAAAGGCGTGTAAAGGGACGGATCCGCGGATCGCGGTGACGGCACGCGCGTCAACAATGGCCGCGCCACAGACCACGGCCACCACGCCGCTCGTTTGGGTGTCCAAGCTGTTGCCAGCGATATGCGGTGGCCGGCCTCCCAGACAGGGGGACCGGCACGCATGGATGCGTCGAGCTAAGCGGCCTGGCCGATCGCACAGCACAGCACGGCGCGCCGCCGAGCCGTCAGGCGCGGCGGCGCCGGCGGGCGCCGGCACCGGGTTCTCTTTATATTGATCGCGCACTGGCGCCCTCGGACGCTCAGCCGGGCGGAAGGCGGCCCCGTTCTATCCCTGGAGCACGCAAACCACCGCCGCCAGCACACCGCCGATCAACGAGCCGGCGACCGGCACCCACGCGTAGCCCCAGTCACTGTCGCGCTTGCCCGGTATGGGCAGCAGTGCATGCATAATCCGCGGACTTAGGTCCCGCGCCGGGTTCATCGCATAGCCGGTCGTGCCGCCAAGCGACACACCGATGCCCAACACCAGCAATGCGACCGGCAGCGCGTTGATCGCGCCCAGGCCCACAGACGGCGCAGCCATGTGCAGCACTGCGTACACGAGTACGAACGTGGCGACAATCTCTGACGTGAGGTTGCCCAGCGTATTGCGAATCGCCGGGCCCGTGCAGAACACCGCGAGCTTTGTGTCCGGGCAATCCGTCGACTCGAAGTGCTTACGATAGACGAGCCAGACCAGGAACGCGCCGAACATGCCGCCGAGCATTTGCACGGCCACATAGGCCGGCACCTTGGCCCACGCGAACTTGCCGGCGACGGCGAGCGCCACAGACACAGCCGGGTTCAGGTGCGCACCGCTGTAGGCGGCCGAGCAGACGATGCCCACGAATACAGCCATTGCCCAGCCTATCGCGATCACAATCAGCCCACTATTGTGGCCTTTCGTGCGCGCCAGGATCACATTGGCGACGACGCCGTCGCCGAGCAATACCAGCAGGGCAGTTCCGATCAATTCTGCGATCAACGCATGGGTCATGATAATCTCCGTTGTCGTCGATCAGGCCGCCGCCCACATCATCGCGGCGGATACCGCACGCTGCCAGCCTGCCCTGTGCCGCGCCGTCTCCTCCGACTCCAGCGCCGGTATGAAGCGCCGGTCCAGCTGCCACTGGTCGCGGACCTCATCGATGCCGTCCCAATATCCAGTCGCCAGCCCTGCAAGGTAGGCGGCGCCCAGCGCGGTGGTCTCCGTCACGCGCGGGCGCACCACGTCCACGCCGAGGATGTCCGCCTGAAATTGCATCAGCAGATTGTTCTCGACCGCGCCCCCATCGACGCGCAGCTCGGTGATCGGCTGGCCTGCATCGGCCTCCATTGCCTTGAGCACGTCAAACGATTGATGGGCAATGCTGTCCAGCGCGGCGCGGGCAATATGCGCGGCCGTGGTACCCCGCGTGGCGCCGAACAATGTGCCGCGTGCGTGCGGATTCCAATGCGGCGCGCCCAGGCCCGCGAAGGCCGGCACTAGGAACACGCCATCGCTGTGCGGCACGGAGGCGGCCAACGCCTCGATATCGGCCGCCTGTTTGATGATTCCCAGCCCGTCGCGCAGCCATTGCACCACAGCGCCGCCGATGAAGATGCTGCCCTCCAGCGCATAGGTGGTCTTGCCGTCGATTTGCCAGGCAATCGTCGTCACGAGGTTGTTGCGCGACTCAATCGGCTTGTCGCCGGTGTTCATCACCAGGAAGCAGCCCGTGCCATACGTATTCTTGACCATGCCGGGCGTGATGCACATTTGCCCGAACAGCGCGGCATGCTGATCGCCCGCCACGCCGGCGATCGGAATCCGCGACGCGAACACGGTGGTCTTCGTCGCGTCGTACAGCCCCGAGGACGGCTTGACCTGCGGCATCATGCTACGCGGAATATCCAGTTCGGCGAGTAATTCGTCGTCCCAGTCCAGCGTATGGATATTGAACAGCATCGTGCGGGACGCATTGGTCACGTCCGTCGCGTGCGTATTGTGACGCGTGAAATTCCAGATCAGCCAGCTATCAACCGTGCCGAACGCGAGCTTGCCCTGCTTAGCGCGCTCGCGCGCGCCGGCGACGTTGTCTAGGATCCAGCGGATCTTCGTCGCGGAGAAGTAAGCATCGATTGGCAAGCCGGTCTTCGCGCGAACTGCGCCTTCAAGCCCACGTGCCTTGAGTTCAGCACAAAAATCGGCGGTGCGTCGGTCCTGCCAGACGATAGCGTTATAAATCGGCAGCCCGGTCTCACGATCCCATACGATTGTCGTCTCGCGTTGATTCGTGATTCCCAATGCGTGGATCGACCCGCCGTTCAGTCCCGCGCGCACGACGGCTTCAGCGGCGACGCCCGCCTGGGTCGACCAGATTTCCTGCGGATTGTGCTCAACCCAGCCGGGTTGAGGGTAGATTTGGCGGAATTCCTTTTGAGCAGTCGATACGATATTGCCCCCGCGGTCGAACACGATCGCGCGCGAGCTGGTGGTGCCCTGGTCCAGCGCCAGGACGTACTTGCCTTCCATGACTGTCTCCGTCGGTTTGGCCGTTGTTGAACGCTGCACCGTCTACACAGTGCAGTGCCGCGCGAGGCGAGGCAGTCCGGCCATCAATGTTCGTTTTTGAACATTCAGTCCCGTCATAACGCCCACTACATCGCTGCGCGAAATTTAATGTTCTAATTCGCAAATGTAAAGTCTGTTTTCGAACAAATTCGGGAAAACCCTTGGTTGACAACACCTAAATTAGATTAACCTCTCAATTTTATCTGGAAAACGGGGTGCATACTGTGCGATGCGGCATGCCCCCACTGGCGCCCATCCCAGGGCACCGCGTCCGAGATGCGGTGCCAACCAACGTTCAGGCGGTTACCACCCGGCCGCGCTCCTGCGACGACGCGCCATGCAGTTGGTCGAGCTTTTCCCGCAGCACGCGGCCGATTTCCGCCGACGGGCCCGGCCGGTCCATATCGTCGTGCGTGCACGCGATGTCATGGGTCTCGATCTTCCCCAGCACATAGGGACGCCAGGCGGCCGGTCGATTTTGCCGTTCGGCGTAAGGGCAAACGCGTCGAGCCTCAAAAATGCGCTTGGCACCATATAGTCCGGCAACGCGCCTGCCACATGAGCGCACAGCGTGGCCGGCAACGATTCGCTGGGATCGACCACGACATACGCGACGAGTCGCTTGTCCGCTCCGTCGCCCACCGCGGCCACGACAGCCTCCCGCACCAGGGGATGCTTGGTCAGGCACGCCTCGATCCGCCGTGCTTCCTTGCGCTCACCGACACCATCCTCGACCGACTCGTTCGCAAAGCACATCGCCCCACGTTTTGCGGGAAATCATGCGCAAGCGCCGGAATGGTTTGACCAACAAGGAGATCTCGGAGTAAAAACGTACAGCCTCGCATCACCACGCTTTACGTGTTCACCCCGCTGTGCATTAAGCGGTCGAATTCGCGTGGAATCAGTGGTCGCCTTCGCATGGAACCGCTGCTCGGATTCTGTGGAATACGCATATCCAGCCAACCGAGAAGGTAATCGCGGTGCGCAAAAATATGGAATATCCAAACGCTTGCCGCAAACGAGCGCTAATTGGTTCTCATTTAGACAACCTTGACGCGCGAAGCGGAGCTGACACGGCCATGCGTCCACGAGACAAGTTGACTGAATCAATACGTTAACTCGACGCATAGATTCGCGCTTTACTCTTGGCCAAATACGCCTGACGTTCGGCTTCACCAAGATACACACCTGTCCCCACCACACCGTTTCAGCTTCCGAGCCTTGCTGCATCAGTCTTGGCGAATTACTCAAGGGTAGCTAATTAATCATATTAGCGTTTCCTCTTTATTGTCGCTTTTTTGTTCCCCCTGTAGCATATTCAGCTTCTGGCGCAAAATGCGACCAATATGTGCAGTAGGCACGGGCAACTCCATGTCGTAATGTTGGCAAGCGATGTCGTGAACTTCAATATTGCCTAACACGTAAGGCTGCCATACCTCCGGTGAAATAGGTTGAGTCCAGGCATTTTGGGCCACTGCTGCCCTAAAAAACAACATGTCACCACCACAAATACGTGGCGAAAAACGTTGAGCAAGCTGAACATTATTTTGAAACACTGCACGGGTTTTATCCCACAAATAATGGCCGGTCTCCGACAAGCTGCCTACAGCGTGACGTACAAACAGATGGTAAAAATCGTCTTCGGCGAGCTCCGGCTTGTTATCCAGCTGCACATGACCCGGCGTAGCATCAAGCACCGCTAATAACGCGACCCGTTCGCCCTGTTGTTCAAGCTGCGTTGCCATGCTATGGACAACTTTGCCGCCAAATGACCAACCTAGCAGATAGTAAGGCCCATGCGGCTGAATACAGCGGATTTGCTGAATATAGTCCAGAGCCATCGCCTCGATCGTGAGAGCGGGCGACGAGCCACCGTCAAGTCCACGAGCTTGTAAGCCATAGACCGGTTGATCTGCCTCCAAATGGCTCACCAGGCCCCGATAGTGCCAACTTAACCCAGTCACAGGATGGACACAGAAAAGCGCAGGTCGAGCGCCATGAGGTTGAATCGGCAGTAGCACAGCAAAGGACTCGTCCCGCACGTTCTCTTGTGCCGATACACGCTGCGCTAGCGCGGCAAGGGTCGGTGCTTCAAACAGGACGGGCATCGGAATGGAGATACCCAAAGCGGTGCGACTCCGGCTAATCATCTGCACCGCGAGCAGCGAATGTCCCCCCAGTGCGAAGAAATTATCGTGTCGGCTCACTTGCTCCACACCGAGCAATTCGGACCAAATCTGAGCCAGCGTGGTCTCGAGCTCGCCCTGCGGTGCTTCATACGCCTGGTGCGCAAACGCGTCAGCGCTGGGTGCCGGCAACGCTCGCCGGTCCAGCTTGCCGTTCGGCGTCAGCGGCAATGCATCGAGTCGCACGAATGCACTGGGCACCATGTACTCAGGCAACGCGGCCGCCACATGCGTGCGCAACGTGCCCGCTAACGCGTCATCGGGATCGGCCACCACATACGCGACTAGCCGTTTATCTTGGCCTTCGCCTGTTGCCAGCACAACCGCGTCGCGCACCTGCGTATGCTGA harbors:
- the waaC gene encoding lipopolysaccharide heptosyltransferase I, whose product is MKRILVVKVTSLGDIVQAQPVVWDLRRAFPEARIDWAADEAFADVVRWNPGVDRVLCAPLRRFKKARNLDDLRAIIASIRMLRSERYDLVLDIHGVYKSAIIAFIARSRRRYGYCRENLGEAGAAFAYTDRFDRRHSLNAWYAMRRSVGDALGYSVEGRPHFGLKLPPALPLSAIGDSGRRAMLFHATSTDVKKWPVGHWIDVARALAARGLQVLLPWGSEREHDEACRIAAGVPQAQVLPKLTVTECAQFIEASELVVGMDTGFVHLAYALDKPTVMIFTATSRSHFGIDIPGRATSVGDEGSPPAVRDVLAAIDSVYPRGVVSTISTGSRVESIVAVKSCPVIIPFRHEAA
- a CDS encoding GNAT family N-acetyltransferase, translated to MHMVCTWYATWYLRAPVKQYQRTAVNTEAKLLLLTHAFERLDAIAVEFRTRYVNTAARSAILQLGTRQDGNLRNHPLAADGSYRDTVVLSISGSEWMAVRNDLRVWLQRDPA
- a CDS encoding metallophosphoesterase translates to MRRYSFLIRIIAIGILMHLYVGVRLVPVLPGGPAVCNAAVAYLGLSVILILFGMLAQAIERQPLSDWLAWAGMLAMGFFSSLLVLTFARDVALLFVHVLDAALAAHWPLEQWQRDSAPVVPALALLASFAGFVNARRRAGVVTVQVPIDGLPDALDGFTIAQISDIHVGPTIKRGYVEAIVEAVNTLRPDLIAITGDIVDGRVEQLAPHTQPLGQLQARHGVFLVTGNHEYYCSAHAWIDEFKRLGLTVLMNQHVVIGHGTACVVVAGVTDYSAGHFDAAHASDPAGALRGAPPHAAVRILLAHQPRTASAAVQAGYTLQLSGHTHGGQFFPWNFFVRLQQPFTAGLHRLSQLWVYTSRGTGYWGPPKRIGAPSEITLVRLVPARAGSRAPAPPGSSVARAARPPSPRSH
- a CDS encoding MIP/aquaporin family protein, whose translation is MTHALIAELIGTALLVLLGDGVVANVILARTKGHNSGLIVIAIGWAMAVFVGIVCSAAYSGAHLNPAVSVALAVAGKFAWAKVPAYVAVQMLGGMFGAFLVWLVYRKHFESTDCPDTKLAVFCTGPAIRNTLGNLTSEIVATFVLVYAVLHMAAPSVGLGAINALPVALLVLGIGVSLGGTTGYAMNPARDLSPRIMHALLPIPGKRDSDWGYAWVPVAGSLIGGVLAAVVCVLQG
- the glpK gene encoding glycerol kinase GlpK codes for the protein MEGKYVLALDQGTTSSRAIVFDRGGNIVSTAQKEFRQIYPQPGWVEHNPQEIWSTQAGVAAEAVVRAGLNGGSIHALGITNQRETTIVWDRETGLPIYNAIVWQDRRTADFCAELKARGLEGAVRAKTGLPIDAYFSATKIRWILDNVAGARERAKQGKLAFGTVDSWLIWNFTRHNTHATDVTNASRTMLFNIHTLDWDDELLAELDIPRSMMPQVKPSSGLYDATKTTVFASRIPIAGVAGDQHAALFGQMCITPGMVKNTYGTGCFLVMNTGDKPIESRNNLVTTIAWQIDGKTTYALEGSIFIGGAVVQWLRDGLGIIKQAADIEALAASVPHSDGVFLVPAFAGLGAPHWNPHARGTLFGATRGTTAAHIARAALDSIAHQSFDVLKAMEADAGQPITELRVDGGAVENNLLMQFQADILGVDVVRPRVTETTALGAAYLAGLATGYWDGIDEVRDQWQLDRRFIPALESEETARHRAGWQRAVSAAMMWAAA